The Pseudarthrobacter sulfonivorans genome includes a window with the following:
- the map gene encoding type I methionyl aminopeptidase has translation MAFGQPRIEYKTNAQMRIMRDAGLVLNRALDAAVAAAAPGVTTKQLDDVFAAVLNEAGAKSNFLGYHGFPATICTSVNEEVVHGIPGGKVLKDGDIISIDGGAIVDGWHSDSARTVIVGKADPEDQRLSDVTQAAMWRGIAALATGSHVGDVGAAIDDYVSSVPGKPLGILEDYVGHGIGSEMHMAPDVLNYRTSHRGPKIKPGLCLAIEPMLVRGSIDTAVLEDDWTVVTTDGKRSCQWEHSVAVHEKGIWVLSAPDGGAEHLVPLGVVPVPIP, from the coding sequence ATGGCCTTCGGCCAGCCCCGTATCGAATACAAGACCAACGCCCAGATGCGCATCATGCGCGATGCCGGGCTGGTGCTGAACCGTGCGCTGGACGCAGCGGTGGCAGCAGCCGCTCCAGGCGTTACCACCAAGCAGCTGGACGACGTCTTCGCCGCAGTGCTGAACGAGGCTGGCGCCAAGTCGAACTTCCTCGGCTACCACGGCTTCCCCGCCACCATCTGCACGTCAGTGAACGAGGAAGTGGTGCACGGCATCCCCGGCGGCAAGGTCCTCAAGGACGGCGACATCATCTCGATCGACGGCGGCGCGATTGTTGACGGCTGGCATTCCGATTCTGCACGGACCGTCATTGTGGGCAAGGCTGACCCCGAGGACCAGCGTCTCTCAGACGTCACCCAGGCAGCCATGTGGCGAGGCATCGCAGCACTGGCCACAGGAAGCCACGTGGGCGACGTCGGCGCAGCCATCGACGACTACGTCTCCTCCGTGCCGGGCAAACCGCTGGGCATCCTGGAGGACTACGTGGGTCACGGCATCGGCTCCGAGATGCACATGGCCCCGGATGTTCTGAACTACCGCACCAGCCACCGCGGTCCCAAGATCAAGCCCGGACTGTGCCTGGCCATCGAGCCCATGCTGGTCCGCGGCAGCATCGACACCGCCGTGCTGGAGGACGACTGGACAGTGGTGACCACCGACGGCAAGCGCTCCTGCCAATGGGAGCACTCGGTCGCCGTCCACGAAAAGGGGATCTGGGTACTCTCAGCCCCCGACGGCGGCGCGGAGCACCTGGTGCCGCTCGGCGTCGTACCGGTTCCGATCCCCTAA
- the infA gene encoding translation initiation factor IF-1 gives MAKKDGVIEIEGVVTEALPNAMFRVELTNKHIVLAHISGKMRQHYIRILPEDRVVVELSPYDLTRGRIVYRYK, from the coding sequence ATGGCCAAGAAGGACGGGGTCATTGAGATCGAAGGCGTTGTGACTGAGGCGCTGCCTAACGCGATGTTTCGCGTTGAGCTGACCAACAAGCACATCGTACTCGCGCACATCTCAGGCAAGATGCGCCAGCACTACATCAGGATTCTCCCTGAGGACCGGGTAGTGGTGGAACTGAGCCCTTATGACCTCACTCGGGGTCGTATCGTCTACCGCTACAAGTAA
- a CDS encoding P1 family peptidase, with amino-acid sequence MGAITDVPGIRVGHEQKTGDGWLTGVTVVLPPPGTVGSVDVRGGGPGTHETDALDPTTLVSTVDAVVLTGGSAYGLVSAHGAQRWCEENGRGFAVTGGVVPIVPAAAIFDLGRGGDFSARPTADMGYAATVAAAAETDGHDVGRGSVGAGTGAMIGRGQFKGGVGTASVTLENGVVVGALAVVNALGFPVEALPGNPEPSARSVVPPLDARFRVPDSPSADAGPPALNTTLIVVATNAVLDPAECYRTASAAHAGLARALNPSHTLADGDTVFCLATGEVALDRSSETARQVSLITLQSAAADVVRLAILDGISASSITG; translated from the coding sequence ATGGGAGCAATCACGGATGTGCCTGGGATCAGGGTTGGCCATGAGCAGAAGACCGGCGACGGCTGGCTGACGGGCGTCACCGTGGTGCTGCCGCCGCCGGGCACTGTCGGGTCGGTGGACGTCCGTGGCGGTGGCCCGGGCACGCATGAGACTGACGCGCTGGATCCCACCACGCTGGTGTCCACGGTGGACGCCGTGGTCCTCACCGGCGGCAGCGCCTACGGGCTCGTCTCGGCCCACGGTGCACAGCGCTGGTGCGAAGAGAACGGCCGGGGATTCGCCGTCACCGGGGGAGTGGTGCCCATCGTTCCCGCCGCCGCGATCTTCGACCTGGGCCGGGGAGGCGACTTCTCAGCGCGCCCGACGGCGGACATGGGCTATGCGGCCACCGTTGCCGCTGCTGCCGAAACGGACGGGCACGACGTCGGACGCGGCAGTGTGGGTGCCGGCACCGGAGCGATGATCGGACGCGGACAGTTCAAAGGTGGGGTGGGTACGGCTTCGGTCACGCTTGAGAACGGCGTGGTTGTTGGAGCGCTGGCCGTGGTGAACGCGCTTGGGTTTCCCGTGGAGGCACTTCCGGGGAATCCCGAACCCTCCGCGCGCTCGGTCGTGCCTCCCTTAGACGCGCGCTTCCGGGTTCCCGATTCCCCGTCAGCGGATGCCGGTCCGCCTGCGTTGAACACAACGCTTATTGTTGTGGCGACGAACGCGGTGCTGGACCCCGCCGAGTGCTATCGGACTGCTTCTGCTGCGCATGCTGGGCTGGCTCGCGCGCTCAATCCGTCGCACACCTTGGCCGACGGGGATACTGTGTTCTGCCTTGCCACTGGTGAGGTGGCGCTGGACCGGAGTAGTGAAACTGCCCGGCAGGTGAGTCTCATTACCCTGCAGAGTGCGGCAGCCGACGTCGTACGCTTGGCGATCCTCGACGGGATTTCGGCAAGCTCAATTACGGGGTAG
- a CDS encoding carbohydrate ABC transporter permease produces the protein MSAPAAVLPDPSTPDAVPPLERPFSRANLVRTVAAGYAPLAVAVLVVFLPLLWMVLSSFKQPGEIVTLDLQVLPAALDPENYRVAMTTVPFGQFFLNSTIVTVVGGGIKVILALLTAYALVFVRFPFKNLIFVLILVALMVPAQVSILPNYILIAGMGGKNTLWGIILPGLGTAFGTFLLRQHFLTLPGSILESAEIDGAGHWRRLWQIVVPVSVPSIATVALVTVVSEWNEYIWPLIITDKPESMTLPVGLTLLQNSESNGAGWGIMMAGAVLVIVPILVIFAMLQRYIVAGLTQGSVTG, from the coding sequence GTGAGCGCTCCCGCCGCCGTCCTTCCGGACCCTTCAACGCCCGACGCCGTCCCGCCCCTCGAGCGGCCGTTCTCCCGCGCCAACCTGGTCAGGACAGTCGCTGCCGGGTATGCGCCGCTGGCCGTCGCCGTCCTGGTGGTGTTCCTGCCGCTGCTGTGGATGGTGCTGAGCTCGTTCAAACAGCCCGGCGAAATCGTCACCCTGGATCTGCAGGTGCTCCCGGCAGCCCTGGACCCGGAGAACTATCGGGTGGCCATGACCACGGTCCCGTTCGGTCAGTTCTTCCTGAACAGCACCATCGTCACAGTGGTGGGCGGCGGCATCAAAGTGATCCTTGCCCTGCTGACCGCCTATGCCCTGGTGTTTGTGCGCTTTCCGTTCAAGAACCTGATCTTCGTCCTGATCCTTGTGGCCCTGATGGTTCCAGCGCAGGTGTCCATCCTGCCGAACTACATCCTGATCGCCGGAATGGGTGGGAAGAACACCCTGTGGGGCATCATCCTGCCTGGCCTGGGCACTGCCTTCGGCACGTTCCTGCTGCGCCAGCACTTCCTCACCCTGCCCGGTTCCATCCTGGAATCCGCAGAGATCGACGGCGCCGGCCACTGGCGGCGGCTCTGGCAGATCGTGGTTCCGGTCTCCGTTCCATCCATTGCCACGGTTGCCCTGGTCACCGTAGTGAGCGAATGGAACGAATACATCTGGCCGCTGATCATCACGGACAAACCCGAAAGCATGACGCTTCCGGTGGGCCTGACCCTGCTGCAGAACTCCGAGAGCAACGGCGCAGGCTGGGGAATCATGATGGCCGGCGCCGTCCTCGTGATCGTCCCCATCCTGGTCATCTTCGCCATGCTCCAGCGCTACATCGTCGCGGGCCTGACCCAGGGCAGCGTGACGGGCTAA
- the rpsM gene encoding 30S ribosomal protein S13, which produces MARLAGVDIPREKRLEIALTYIYGVGKTRAHETLAATGISADVRVKDLTDAQLVELRDYIEGNYKVEGDLRREVAADIRRKVEIGSYEGIRHRKGLPVRGQRTKTNARTRKGPKRTVAGKKKAR; this is translated from the coding sequence ATGGCTCGTCTCGCTGGCGTAGACATTCCCCGCGAAAAGCGGTTGGAAATTGCGCTTACTTACATCTACGGCGTGGGCAAGACCCGTGCACACGAAACCCTGGCTGCCACTGGCATCAGCGCTGACGTCCGCGTTAAGGACCTCACCGATGCCCAGCTGGTAGAGCTTCGTGACTACATTGAAGGCAACTACAAGGTTGAGGGTGACCTTCGCCGCGAAGTAGCAGCTGATATCCGCCGCAAGGTTGAAATCGGTAGCTACGAAGGTATTCGCCACCGCAAGGGCCTGCCAGTGCGCGGACAGCGTACGAAGACGAACGCACGTACCCGTAAGGGTCCGAAGCGCACCGTTGCAGGCAAGAAGAAGGCTCGTTAA
- a CDS encoding carbohydrate ABC transporter permease, protein MTPQLTAQPGSSPAQTASSGAKDEGGALPRKRNRWSRRKRQDFFVFLALALPNLLLIAVFTYVPLFNNLYYSTLNWTLGSASATVVGLENYVTFFTSADAGRVLGTTAVFTAATVGGSMVLGLLVALALNSKVRGTTFARSAVFAPYVLSGVGVGLVWLFIFDPGYGVLAWILRGLGQQSPQWINDPELSLVMVIIVYVWKNLGYCAVVFLAGLQSLPQDVMEAASLDGASSFRRFVSMSLPLLSPTTFFLLITTMLSSLQAFDLIRIMTPLGSGTSTLIYEAYLQAFGAYNRAGYSAAISVVLFVILLVITVLQLRFVEKKVHYS, encoded by the coding sequence ATGACACCACAGCTCACCGCCCAGCCGGGCAGTTCCCCGGCGCAGACGGCCTCCAGCGGAGCAAAGGACGAGGGCGGCGCCCTGCCCCGGAAACGCAATCGCTGGTCGCGTCGAAAGCGCCAGGACTTCTTCGTCTTCCTCGCGCTGGCCCTGCCGAACCTGCTGCTCATCGCGGTCTTCACCTACGTCCCGCTGTTCAACAACCTCTACTACTCCACGCTGAACTGGACGCTCGGCTCCGCGTCGGCCACCGTCGTCGGGCTGGAAAACTACGTCACATTCTTCACCAGCGCGGACGCCGGCCGGGTCCTTGGCACCACCGCCGTGTTCACTGCGGCAACCGTGGGCGGCTCCATGGTGCTGGGCCTACTGGTGGCGCTGGCCCTGAACTCGAAGGTCCGCGGCACCACCTTTGCCCGGTCGGCCGTCTTCGCACCGTATGTGCTGTCCGGGGTTGGCGTTGGCCTGGTGTGGCTGTTCATCTTTGATCCCGGCTACGGCGTGCTGGCCTGGATACTGCGGGGCCTTGGACAGCAGAGTCCGCAGTGGATCAACGATCCGGAGCTCTCCCTGGTGATGGTCATCATCGTGTACGTCTGGAAGAACCTGGGCTACTGCGCGGTGGTGTTCCTCGCCGGGCTGCAGTCCCTGCCGCAGGACGTGATGGAGGCGGCGTCGCTGGACGGTGCCAGCAGTTTCCGGCGCTTCGTCAGCATGTCGCTGCCGCTGCTCTCCCCCACTACCTTCTTCCTGCTGATCACCACCATGCTCAGCTCGCTCCAGGCCTTCGACCTCATCCGGATCATGACGCCCCTGGGCAGCGGCACCAGCACCCTCATCTACGAGGCGTACCTCCAAGCCTTCGGCGCCTACAACCGCGCCGGCTATTCCGCCGCCATCTCGGTGGTCCTGTTTGTCATCCTGCTGGTCATCACAGTGCTGCAGCTGCGGTTTGTCGAAAAGAAGGTGCACTACTCGTGA
- the rpmJ gene encoding 50S ribosomal protein L36, with protein MKVKPSVKQICEKCKVIRRNGRVMVICENPRHKQRQG; from the coding sequence ATGAAGGTCAAGCCGAGCGTCAAGCAGATCTGCGAAAAGTGCAAAGTGATCCGCCGTAATGGCCGGGTCATGGTGATCTGCGAGAACCCGCGCCACAAGCAGCGCCAGGGCTAA
- a CDS encoding ABC transporter substrate-binding protein: MSFTLDRRFFLTLAGAGAGAAALSACGGPSTTPGAAATTVADIDFSGVKPAASIDFWSNHPGKSQDVEKSIIEKFHAKYPDIKVNLVTAGANYEEIAQKFQTAQAAKSGLPSLVVLSDVWWFRYYLNESIIPLDSLVKQLDVKLDDFRTSLVDDYKYDGKQWALPYGRSTPLFYYNKDHFAAAGLPDRAPATWQEFAGWAPKLKAASGAQYAFMHPALAGYAGWTLQNNLWGEGGGWSKEWDITCDSAESVAALQAAQDSVYKDAWAGVSSKESADDFAAGLASATLSSTGSLIGILKSAKFNVGVGFLPGGSKVTSGVCPTGGAGLGIPSGVTKEEQLAAAMFLQFMTEPENTAAFSAATGYMPTRTSADMTAVLAKTPQIKIAMDQLAVTKVQDNARAFLPGADQEMAKAAAKILTQEADVKATMTELKATLEGIYTKDVKPKLKA, from the coding sequence ATGTCCTTTACCCTTGATCGACGGTTCTTCCTCACCCTGGCAGGCGCCGGGGCAGGCGCGGCAGCGCTCTCCGCCTGCGGCGGCCCTTCCACAACACCCGGAGCCGCGGCGACAACCGTTGCCGACATCGACTTCAGCGGCGTCAAGCCGGCCGCATCCATCGATTTCTGGTCCAACCACCCGGGCAAGTCCCAGGACGTGGAAAAGAGCATCATCGAGAAGTTCCACGCCAAGTACCCGGACATCAAGGTGAACCTGGTGACGGCCGGCGCCAACTACGAGGAAATCGCCCAGAAGTTCCAGACCGCCCAGGCCGCCAAGTCAGGCCTGCCGTCCCTGGTGGTCCTCTCCGACGTCTGGTGGTTCCGCTACTACCTGAACGAGAGCATCATCCCGCTCGACTCCCTGGTCAAGCAGCTGGACGTCAAGCTGGACGACTTCCGCACCTCGCTGGTGGACGACTACAAGTACGACGGCAAGCAGTGGGCACTCCCTTACGGCCGGTCCACGCCCCTGTTCTACTACAACAAGGACCACTTCGCCGCAGCCGGTTTGCCGGACCGTGCCCCCGCCACCTGGCAGGAATTCGCCGGCTGGGCCCCGAAGCTCAAGGCGGCTTCCGGCGCCCAGTACGCGTTTATGCACCCCGCCCTGGCCGGGTACGCGGGCTGGACCCTGCAGAACAACCTGTGGGGCGAAGGCGGCGGCTGGTCCAAGGAATGGGACATCACGTGTGACTCAGCCGAGTCCGTGGCGGCACTGCAGGCGGCCCAGGATTCCGTCTACAAGGACGCCTGGGCTGGGGTCTCCTCCAAGGAATCCGCCGACGACTTTGCCGCTGGCCTCGCCTCGGCCACGTTGTCATCCACAGGGTCACTGATCGGCATCCTGAAGTCCGCCAAGTTCAACGTGGGCGTCGGCTTCCTGCCGGGCGGCTCAAAGGTCACCTCAGGCGTGTGCCCCACCGGCGGCGCCGGCCTGGGCATCCCCAGCGGTGTGACCAAGGAAGAGCAGCTGGCAGCAGCCATGTTCCTCCAGTTCATGACCGAGCCGGAGAACACTGCCGCCTTCTCGGCCGCGACCGGCTACATGCCCACGCGCACGTCCGCCGACATGACCGCCGTGCTCGCCAAGACGCCGCAGATCAAGATCGCCATGGACCAGCTGGCCGTGACGAAGGTCCAGGATAACGCGCGCGCGTTCCTGCCGGGAGCCGACCAGGAGATGGCCAAGGCTGCCGCCAAGATCCTGACGCAGGAGGCCGACGTGAAGGCCACCATGACCGAGCTGAAGGCGACTCTCGAGGGAATCTACACCAAGGACGTCAAGCCCAAGCTCAAGGCCTGA
- the rpsK gene encoding 30S ribosomal protein S11: protein MPPKTRGAVRKPRKKDKKNIALGQAHIKSTFNNTIVSITDPNGAVISWASSGEVGFKGSRKSTPFAAQMAAEAAAKRAQEHGMRKVDVFVKGPGSGRETAIRSLQAAGLEVGSIQDVTPAAHNGCRPPKRRRV, encoded by the coding sequence ATGCCCCCGAAGACTCGTGGCGCGGTTCGCAAGCCGCGTAAGAAGGACAAAAAGAATATCGCGCTGGGCCAGGCGCACATCAAGAGCACTTTTAACAACACCATCGTGTCCATCACGGACCCGAACGGCGCTGTTATCTCTTGGGCTTCCTCAGGTGAGGTTGGCTTCAAGGGCTCACGCAAGTCCACCCCGTTCGCAGCCCAGATGGCTGCCGAAGCTGCTGCCAAGCGTGCGCAGGAGCACGGCATGCGCAAGGTTGACGTTTTCGTCAAGGGACCGGGTTCAGGACGCGAGACCGCAATCCGCTCGCTGCAGGCCGCTGGCCTGGAGGTTGGCTCCATCCAGGACGTCACCCCCGCAGCGCACAACGGCTGCCGTCCGCCGAAGCGCCGCCGCGTCTAA
- a CDS encoding adenylate kinase: MLIIGPPGSGKGTQAERISERLGVVAISTGDIFRANVKGETPLGIEAKKYMDAGDFVPDSVTNKMVRDRLSESDVENGFLLDGYPRTTAQVDYLDGILANSEEKLDVVLQLTADDEELVSRLLGRAKETGRSDDNEAVIRHRLDLYHEQTEAVVAKYAERGILTQVDGIGGIDEVTDRVMQAIKAAQAA; this comes from the coding sequence ATGTTGATTATTGGACCCCCCGGTTCCGGAAAAGGAACGCAAGCGGAACGTATTTCCGAGCGCCTCGGCGTCGTGGCGATTTCCACCGGTGATATCTTCCGCGCCAACGTGAAGGGCGAAACTCCTCTTGGCATCGAGGCCAAGAAGTACATGGACGCCGGGGACTTTGTTCCGGACAGCGTCACCAACAAGATGGTCCGCGACCGCCTCAGCGAGTCCGACGTCGAAAACGGCTTCCTCCTGGACGGCTACCCGCGCACCACGGCGCAGGTGGACTACCTTGACGGGATCCTCGCGAACAGCGAAGAAAAGCTCGACGTCGTCCTGCAGCTCACGGCCGACGACGAGGAACTCGTCTCGCGCCTGTTGGGCCGTGCGAAGGAAACTGGCCGGAGCGACGACAACGAAGCCGTGATCCGCCACCGCCTGGACCTGTACCACGAGCAGACCGAGGCCGTTGTGGCCAAGTATGCCGAACGCGGCATCCTGACCCAGGTTGACGGCATCGGCGGCATCGACGAGGTCACCGACCGCGTGATGCAGGCCATCAAGGCAGCCCAGGCCGCCTAA
- the rplO gene encoding 50S ribosomal protein L15, which yields MAEKNTAEKAQGAAAEKQNALKVHHLRPAPGAKTAKTRVGRGEGSKGKTAGRGTKGTKARYQIKAGFAGGQLPLHMRLPKLRGFKNPFRVEFQVVNLDKLNELFPEGGAVTVENLVEKGAVRKNQPVKVLGTGDITVKVDVTVHAFSASAAEKIAAAGGSTTAL from the coding sequence ATGGCAGAGAAGAACACCGCCGAAAAGGCTCAGGGCGCCGCTGCTGAGAAGCAGAACGCACTGAAGGTTCACCACCTGCGTCCCGCCCCGGGTGCCAAGACCGCCAAGACCCGCGTTGGTCGTGGTGAAGGTTCCAAGGGTAAGACCGCTGGTCGCGGTACCAAGGGTACAAAGGCCCGCTACCAGATCAAGGCTGGCTTTGCCGGCGGCCAGCTGCCGCTGCACATGCGCCTGCCGAAGCTGCGCGGCTTCAAGAACCCGTTCCGGGTTGAGTTCCAGGTTGTAAACCTGGACAAGCTCAACGAGCTGTTCCCCGAAGGTGGCGCAGTCACCGTGGAGAACCTGGTCGAAAAGGGTGCCGTTCGTAAGAACCAGCCCGTCAAGGTGCTTGGCACCGGCGACATCACCGTCAAGGTTGACGTCACCGTCCACGCATTCTCGGCCAGCGCCGCAGAAAAGATTGCAGCAGCAGGCGGAAGCACCACCGCTCTCTAG
- the secY gene encoding preprotein translocase subunit SecY: protein MLSAFGRAFRTPDLRRKLLFTLAIITIFRLGAFIPSPGVNYQNVQQCLQNGQTAGGLYQLVNLFSGGALLQVSIFALGIMPYITASIIVQLLRVVIPRFQELYEEGASGQSKLTQYTRYLTIALGLLNATTLVSLARSGQLLPGCALPIIPDDSIITTILLIITLTAGTGLIMWMGELVTEKGVGNGMSLLIFTSIAATFPTSLGAIWSSQGPGTFFMVLVIGLVTVALVVFVEQSQRRVPVQYAKRMIGRRTVGGTSTYIPIKVNMAGVIPVIFASSMLYLPGLISQFNQPKAGEALAPWVEWINNNLTRGDHPIYMALYFAMIVFFTYFYVAITFNPEEVSDNMKKYGGFIPGIRAGKPTADYLQYVLSRITLPGALYLGFVALIPLVALVLINANQNFPFGGTSILIMVGVGLETVKQIDAQLQQRHYEGLLR from the coding sequence TTGCTTAGCGCATTTGGCCGGGCCTTTCGCACGCCTGATCTGCGACGCAAGTTGTTGTTCACGCTGGCAATCATCACAATCTTCCGCTTGGGTGCATTCATCCCCTCGCCTGGTGTGAACTACCAGAATGTCCAGCAATGCTTGCAGAACGGTCAGACCGCAGGCGGGCTCTATCAGCTCGTCAACCTGTTCAGCGGCGGTGCCTTGCTTCAGGTGTCCATCTTCGCGCTGGGCATCATGCCGTACATCACGGCCAGCATCATCGTGCAGCTGCTCCGGGTGGTCATTCCCCGGTTCCAGGAGCTGTATGAAGAGGGCGCCTCCGGGCAGTCCAAGCTCACGCAGTACACGCGGTACCTCACCATTGCCCTGGGCCTGCTGAACGCCACGACGCTGGTGTCGCTGGCGCGTTCAGGCCAGTTGCTTCCGGGCTGTGCACTGCCGATCATTCCTGACGACAGCATTATCACCACCATCCTGCTGATCATCACGCTGACCGCCGGTACTGGGCTCATCATGTGGATGGGCGAACTCGTCACAGAAAAGGGTGTGGGCAACGGCATGTCGCTGCTCATCTTTACCTCCATCGCGGCGACCTTCCCCACGTCCCTGGGCGCCATCTGGAGCTCACAGGGCCCGGGCACGTTCTTTATGGTCCTGGTGATCGGCCTGGTGACGGTTGCCCTGGTGGTCTTCGTGGAGCAGTCCCAGCGCCGCGTCCCGGTGCAGTATGCCAAGCGGATGATCGGACGCCGGACCGTTGGCGGCACCAGCACCTACATCCCCATCAAGGTGAACATGGCAGGCGTGATCCCCGTGATCTTCGCATCCTCCATGCTCTACCTGCCGGGACTGATCTCACAGTTCAACCAGCCCAAAGCGGGCGAGGCGCTCGCGCCGTGGGTTGAGTGGATCAACAACAACCTGACCCGAGGAGACCACCCGATCTACATGGCGCTGTACTTCGCCATGATCGTGTTCTTCACCTACTTCTATGTCGCGATCACCTTCAACCCTGAAGAGGTCTCGGACAACATGAAGAAGTACGGCGGTTTCATCCCGGGTATCCGTGCCGGAAAACCGACCGCGGACTACCTGCAGTACGTGCTCTCTCGGATCACGCTGCCCGGCGCCCTGTACCTGGGCTTTGTGGCACTGATTCCGCTGGTGGCACTGGTACTGATCAACGCGAACCAGAACTTTCCGTTCGGTGGCACCTCGATCCTGATCATGGTGGGCGTTGGCCTTGAAACCGTCAAGCAAATAGATGCGCAGCTACAGCAACGTCACTACGAAGGGCTTTTGCGATGA
- the rpsE gene encoding 30S ribosomal protein S5, with the protein MTEANKEKDTVSADQKATEAVAAPATETTAPAAAADDRRGGARRGERGDKGQGGRDGGRGGRGGRDGGREAEKSQFIERVVTINRVSKVVKGGRRFSFTALVVVGDGNGMVGVGYGKAKEVPAAIAKGVEEAKKSFFRVPRIGNTIPHRVQGEAAAGVVMLRPASAGTGVIAGGPVRAILECVGIHDILSKSLGSSNAINIVHATVAALKQLEEPAAVAARRGLPLDEVAPPAMVKAILNQKAGV; encoded by the coding sequence GTGACGGAAGCAAACAAGGAAAAGGACACTGTGTCTGCAGATCAGAAGGCTACTGAAGCCGTAGCTGCTCCGGCCACTGAGACCACTGCGCCCGCAGCTGCTGCCGATGACCGCCGTGGTGGCGCTCGTCGTGGCGAGCGTGGCGACAAGGGCCAGGGCGGTCGCGATGGCGGCCGTGGTGGCCGTGGTGGCCGTGACGGCGGCCGCGAAGCCGAGAAGAGCCAGTTCATTGAACGCGTTGTCACCATCAACCGCGTTTCCAAGGTGGTCAAGGGTGGTCGTCGCTTCAGCTTCACCGCTCTGGTCGTCGTTGGTGACGGTAACGGCATGGTCGGCGTGGGCTACGGCAAGGCTAAGGAAGTTCCTGCCGCAATCGCGAAGGGCGTTGAAGAGGCTAAGAAGTCCTTCTTCCGCGTTCCCCGCATTGGCAACACCATCCCGCACCGCGTTCAGGGTGAGGCCGCTGCCGGCGTCGTAATGCTGCGTCCGGCTTCCGCCGGTACCGGTGTTATTGCCGGTGGTCCGGTCCGCGCCATCTTGGAGTGCGTGGGCATCCACGACATCCTCTCCAAGTCGCTGGGTTCCTCCAACGCCATCAACATCGTTCACGCGACTGTTGCTGCGCTGAAGCAGCTCGAAGAGCCGGCAGCAGTGGCAGCACGCCGCGGCCTGCCGCTGGACGAGGTTGCTCCGCCGGCAATGGTGAAGGCAATCCTGAACCAGAAGGCGGGTGTCTAA
- the rpmD gene encoding 50S ribosomal protein L30 — MAKNLIPSDLQLEITQIKSAIGGKQNQRDTLRSLGLKRIGHTVVRTADAVTVGMLNTVPHLVKVEEAK, encoded by the coding sequence ATGGCTAAGAACCTGATTCCCTCCGACCTTCAGTTGGAGATCACTCAGATCAAGTCCGCCATTGGCGGCAAGCAGAACCAGCGCGACACCCTTCGGTCCCTCGGCCTGAAGCGGATCGGACACACCGTTGTCCGCACCGCCGACGCCGTGACTGTTGGAATGCTCAACACGGTTCCGCACCTGGTAAAGGTAGAGGAGGCGAAGTAA